TAAAGAAATCGATCCGATAATGGGGAAAATCCACTTACCAGCCATACTTTTTTCAAAGGCAATGGTTCTGGGATGTTTTCCAACGCACGAAGGCAAGTAATCGGAATCCCAAAATTCAGCTAGCGTGATATGGGTGCGGTGAGCAGCCTGTGCTTCAAGTTCTTCGGCTTGGCGGGCTTCGTTTTCCATCTGTCGCATGTCAGCCAAGGACTGTGGTCGCTTACCAGTTTTGATATTGTTTTTGATGATGGCGAGTAGCCCCGCCGCAGTGGCTGCGGATACTTTTTCAGAGGCCCAACCAACCCCTTCTTCCTTATCTTTGCCATTAAGTTTGTAGCGGATAAAAAAATAACGATCCGGTTTGATTCCATTTTTACGAGTTTTACTGTCTCTATACCTAACCCCAGGATGATTACTCTTAGTGGCCTCAGCCATATTTAAGATCCTACCTGTCTAAATTTTAGCCCCGCTATAGCCCCGCTTTCTTATTTCAAATGTCATGCGGAGTGGTGATGAGTGATGAAAAATTTACTAGCAAGACACTTGTTATAGCAAGACATTATTGTTAAATTTATGATGAACGATTACACATCATGAAGTATCTCAAAGTTATAATTTTATCCTTGGTAAGGATGAGGTCAGCAGTTCAATCCTGCTCAAGGGCTCCACGAAAGTTACGGGTCACTGCCTCGGCAGTGACCCGTTTTCTTTTGTGCACATGAATCCTCATGCATTCCCGGCATAGGGCTGGCGCTCCCCGCCCATGTGGCAGTGAAGGCAACCTGCACACGGTTCGTGCCCAAAGCACGCGAGAAAAGCGCGTCAGCCCGCATTTTCACAAAACGCCCGTTCCCCCTGCGACCACCTCCAGCCAACGCCCGCACTACGCGCCGGTCATGCTTTGCAGCCAGTTCACAAAACCGACAATGCGCGGGCGGTGCACATCTTCACGGCGCAAGGCCAAATGATAGCTTTGCGTGGACAGCAGTTCCTCCCCGAACGGGGCCACCAGCCTTCCCGCCGCCAGTGCCGCGCTGACAAGCTGCTTTCGCCCAAGGGCGACGCCCAGGCCGTTTTCCGCAGCCATGGCCGCCAGTTCCGACCTGTCAAAGCTGTAGCCGCTCTGAACGTTCAACCCCGTAACACCGCACTTCTCGGCCCAGCGCTGCCACTCGTCATAATACTGGCTGTTGGGCCAGGGCGTGTTGTCGTGCAGCAGCAGGCATTCCTTGAGGCCGTCCTTGCCTTTTTCGGGCAACTGCATGGCCCTGGCATATTCCGGCGAGCACACAGGCAGCACAAATTCCTGCATCAGGGGAATGACATGCAGACGCGAATCAGGCACGTCGCCATAAAAAATGGCGATATCCACCGAATCCGTTTCAAAATCCACCAGATCATTGCGGCAGCGTAAATGCACTTCCACACCAGGGTGCTGCGCCCTGAAGCCGGAGAGCCTCGGTACAAGCCATGTTCCTGCCAGAGACGGAGGACAGTGCACCATAAGCGTGCCCGTCAGGCCCAGATGGCGTATCCGGCGTATTTCATTCTCAAGATCCCACACAGGTCTTTGCAAAATATCATACAGGCGCTCGCCCTCGCCCGTCAGCGTGAGCCTGCGCGGGAAGCGGTGGAAGAGCGGAAAGCCAAGCGCTTCTTCAAGCTGGCGGATGCGGTGGCTCACAGCGCCCTGGGTGACGCACAGATCCGCTGCAGCCCTGGTGAAACTCAGATGTCGCGCCGCCGACAGAAAAAAGGGCACGGCTGGCATGACGTCCAGCAGTACGGACATGTCCATGGATTAGTTTTCCTAATGCATACGTGAAAGATTTTCGTTTGTCGTCATCACAGAAATACACCAAGGTGCATAAACAGGTAGAATTATACCCGCGTGTGTCACATGCAAAACCTTTTTGGAGCATCCCCCCATGAGCTCATATAACACATTAGAAAATTTGATACAAGAATATCCCCTGCTGCGCCAGATGGCTGCAGGGGAACCCGTGTGCTGGACAAATCCCGGACTGCGCCCCTTTGCCGAAGCCGCGGCCGACAATCCCTTTGGGCTTGAAGACGCGCTGGACGCCATGACCAGACTTGAGCGTTTCGCGCCCTACATTGCCCAGGTCTTTCCTGAAACTGCCGCACGTGGCGGCATCATTGAATCTCCCGTGCGTGAAGCGCCCGCCATGCGGGCGCGGCTGGAAGAACTGTGGAGCCTCCCCCTGCAGGGCAGGCTTTTTCTCAAGCTGGACAGCCAGTTGCCGGTATCCGGCTCCATCAAGGCGCGAGGCGGATTTTACGAAGTGATGGCCCTGGCGGAACGCCTTGCCCTGAAAAACGGCATCCTCAAGCCCGGCGACTGTTACAGCACGCTTGCCACGCCCGCTGCCAAGGAGGCCTTTGGCAAATATTCGCTGGCTGTGGGCTCCACGGGCAACCTTGGACTTTCGGTGGGCCTTATGGGCGCGGCTCTGGGCTTTAAAACCACCGTGCACATGTCGGGTGACGCCCGCCAGTGGAAAAAGGACCTTTTGCGCCAGCGCGGCGTCACCGTGGTGGAATATCCCGAAGACTACAGCAAGGCCGTGGCGGCCGGGCGCGCCCTGGCGGCCACTGATCCCTTCTGCCACTTTGTGGATGATGAAAGCTCGCGCGATCTCTTTCTTGGTTATGCGGTGGCCGGGCTTCGCCTCAAGCAGCAGCTCAAGGACGCGGGCATCCGCCCCGATGCGGAGCATCCCCTGTGCGTCTATCTGCCCTGCGGCGTGGGCGGCGGCCCTGGCGGCGTGACCTTTGGCCTCAAACTGGCTTTCGGCGATGCGGTTTCCTGCTATTTTGCGGAACCAACCCAGGCCCCTGCCGTCATTCTGGGCCTCATTACCGGGCGTGACGACGCCATTTCCGGCCAGGATCTGGGCCTGCCGGGCAAAACCGCCGCCGACGGCCTTGCCGTTTCGCGGCCTTCAGCCCTGGTGTGCCGCGCCATGCGCTCCCTTGTGAGCGGGCTGTACACCATGCGTGACGAAACCCTTTACCTGCTTTTGCACCATCTGTTCCAGACAGAGGGCATCTTTCTCGAACCTTCAGCCCTGGCCGGTTTTCCCGGTGTGCGTCACGTGGCGCGCGGCGGCTTTGGCCCGCATCCCCATGCGGCGCAAGGCACACATCTTGTCTGGTGCACGGGCGGCAGCCTTGTGCCCGAACAGGAACGGCAAACATATCTGGCCATGGGAGAAAAATGCGCTGCCGAGGCGACGCCGTACTGAATCTCACCATGCTTTTCTGACACTGGAGCAGATTTCGAATGAAATGAGTCAACTGCTCTGCAAGGATTTTCTTGAAAACCCTTGTCACGAAATGCGAGCAGGCAGGCTTTTGCCTGCCGTAAGCGAGTATTTCAAGTGTTAATTGCTCTAACCTGGAGGTGCGTATGCTGGATATCCTGATAAAAAACGCCCGCATTCTTGATGGAACGGGCAACCCCTGGCAACCGGGCGATGTGGCCGTACAGGACGGGCGCATTGTGGCCATGGGCCGTGTGGAGGGCGATGCGGCCCAAACCATTGACGCCGCCGGACTCTTCTGCACGCCGGGATTCATTGATCCTCACGGACATGACGAAGGCTATGCCCTCACCGATGAAGAAACCCATGCCAAACTTTCGCAGGGTGTAACCACGGACGTTTCCGGCAACTGCGGGCTGAGCCTGGCCCCGGTTTCGCCCGACCACACGGCCGAACTGGCCGCTGCCATGGCGCTGCTCACTCCGCCAAAAAACCTCAAGGATTTTGTGACCTTTGATGATTTTTTGCGCGCCATGGAAGCGCGCCCCCACGCCATCAACCTGGCCTATCAGGTAGGGCACGGGGCCTTGCGTATCGCCGTCACGGGCATGGAAAACCGCCCCGCAACGGTTAAAGAGCTGGACACCATGTGCGGCATGCTGCGCGAAGCCCTGCAAAGCGGGGCCGTGGGCATGTCTGTGGGCATGCTCTACCCTCCGGGAAACATCGCCTCTCAGGACGAGCTTGTGACACTGTGCCGCGTTTTGCGCGACTACGACCGCATCATGACCATCCACATCCGCGACGAAGCGGACGGGGTTGTGGAATCGGTGAAAGAAGCCATCGACCTGGCGCGGTTTTCGGGCTGTTTTGTCAACATTTCGCATCACAAGGCGCTGGGGCTTTCCAACTGGGGCAAGGTCAATACCACCCTTGGCCTTATTGAAGAAGCCAATGCTCAGGGCGTGGCCGTGGGCTTTGACCAGTACCCCTACAACGCCAACTGCACCGGCCTCAACACCATTCTGCCGCCAAGCTATCTGCTGAGCGACCAGGCCGAGCTTGTCAGCAATCTGCGCACGCCGGAATTTCGCGATCAGGCGCGGCACGCCATCATGAATCCCACAGAAATTTGGGACAACTACGCCCGCAACGTGGGCATGGACAGAACCCTTGTCATCAAGGCCGACGCCACCCCTGAGGCCGTGGGCATCCGCGTGTCGGAATACGCCGCCGCGCGTGGCCTTGAACCTATGGACGCCGCCTTCCAGCTGCTGGCGGACAATAATCTGGATGTGGTGGCCGTGTACTTCAGCATATCTGATGAGGATATCGCCACGGTCATGCGCAATATCAACGGCATGTTCGGTTCTGACGGCATCTATGTGCCCGGCGGCAAAAAGACGCACCCGCGCATCATGGGCACCATGCCCAGAGTACTGGGGCGCTATGTGCGCGAAAAGGGCGTGCTGCGCCTTGACGAAGCCGTGCGCAAGATGACCTCCCTGCCCGCCCGGCGCATGCGTCTGGCCCGCAAGGGGCTGCTGCTGGAAGGCTATGACGCGGACATTGTGCTCTTTGACGCGGCAACGGTCACGGACACGGCCGACTTCATCAAGGACAGCTACGCGCCCAATCAGGGCATACGGCACGTCATCGTCAACGGGCGCATAGCCATGACGGACAATATATATACCGGCGCGGCGTCCGGCCGGGTTTACCGGGCGCGCTGACGGGGGAAGGCGGCGAAGATCGCTTCGTCGCCCAGCTCACAAAGGGCTTTCCAGCTTTTCCGGGGGCGGAAGAGCCGGAAGGCGCGAGGACTGGATAGAGGATGTAAAGGCAACGTCAACAGACACCTACGAGGAGTGCTCCATGCCCAAGAGATGGAAATACCGGTACACCGTGCTGGTCATCATGTTCATGACCTATTTGCTCTGCTACATGGACCGTATGGTCATGGCCACGGCCATCCCCTTTATCGCGGATGAATTCGGCCTGACCACCCTTGAAATGGGCGGCGTCATGAGCGCCTTTTTCTTCAGTTACGCCATATTGCAAATTCCCGGCGGCATTCTGGCCGACCGCTTTGGTTCGCGCCCGGTCATGGCCTTTGGCATTGCCTGGTGGTCCGTCTTCACGGCCATGACGGCTATTGCCAAAAGCCTGAACCCGCTGATTCTCATCCGCGTGGCCTTTGGTCTTGGCGAAGGCGTCTTTCCTCCGGCTGCATTTAAAACCATCGCGGCATGGTTTCCCAAAAAAGAAGTCGGGCGGGCCAATGGCTTCATGCTGACCACCAATTCGCTCGGACCCGCCCTGGCTCCGCTGTTCGTGGCTGGCGTGGTGGCGGCCTGGGGCTGGCGCAGCGTGTTTTTGAGCCTGCTTTTCCCCGGTGTTATCATTGCCTTGCTGGTGTGGTTTTTTGTGTCCAACACGCCGCAGCAAAGCAAGCATATGAGCAAGGAAGAACTGGCTGATTACGAAGAGGACGAAGCCGCCGCACCCGCCGTCACGCACAAGCGCGGCATTGGCGATGTGGTCAGGATGCCCATTGTATGGTGGTGCTTCTTCACGCTGTTCTTCTACAACATCGCCTTCTGGGGCATTGCAAGCTGGCTGCCCACATACCTGCTCAAATCGCGCGGTTTCAGCCTTTCACAAATGGGCGTGGGGGCCTCACTGCCCTTCTTTATGGGAACCATCGGCTTTTATCTCAGCGGCCACATTTCAGACAAGTTCTTTCGCAATGCCCGGCAAATGCCCGTTGTGATCGGGGCCGTCATCGGGGCTGTTTTCGTCTACCTCACGGCCATTGCGCCTTCGGGCAATCTTGCCATTGCCGCGCAGATGGTGGGCTTCTTCTTCATCACCATAGGCCTTTCAGCCATCTTCACCCTGCCTGTGGCCGTCATGCCCAAGGAAATGGTTGGTTCCGCAGCTGGCGTGGTCAATACGGCCGGGCAGATCGCGGGGTTCCTGTCACCCCTGCTGGTGGGCTACATACTTTCGGTAACTGGCAACAACTACACCATCGTCTTCAATCTCTTTGTGGGCTGCCTCGCCATAGCCGCACTTCTCTCAACGCGCATCAGGAAGGCTACCGATCACTAGAGCGTTTTCAAAGTGAAATTGCTCTGGGCCCAGGGCGAC
This DNA window, taken from Desulfovibrio sp. 86, encodes the following:
- a CDS encoding LysR substrate-binding domain-containing protein, coding for MDMSVLLDVMPAVPFFLSAARHLSFTRAAADLCVTQGAVSHRIRQLEEALGFPLFHRFPRRLTLTGEGERLYDILQRPVWDLENEIRRIRHLGLTGTLMVHCPPSLAGTWLVPRLSGFRAQHPGVEVHLRCRNDLVDFETDSVDIAIFYGDVPDSRLHVIPLMQEFVLPVCSPEYARAMQLPEKGKDGLKECLLLHDNTPWPNSQYYDEWQRWAEKCGVTGLNVQSGYSFDRSELAAMAAENGLGVALGRKQLVSAALAAGRLVAPFGEELLSTQSYHLALRREDVHRPRIVGFVNWLQSMTGA
- a CDS encoding MFS transporter, with the translated sequence MPKRWKYRYTVLVIMFMTYLLCYMDRMVMATAIPFIADEFGLTTLEMGGVMSAFFFSYAILQIPGGILADRFGSRPVMAFGIAWWSVFTAMTAIAKSLNPLILIRVAFGLGEGVFPPAAFKTIAAWFPKKEVGRANGFMLTTNSLGPALAPLFVAGVVAAWGWRSVFLSLLFPGVIIALLVWFFVSNTPQQSKHMSKEELADYEEDEAAAPAVTHKRGIGDVVRMPIVWWCFFTLFFYNIAFWGIASWLPTYLLKSRGFSLSQMGVGASLPFFMGTIGFYLSGHISDKFFRNARQMPVVIGAVIGAVFVYLTAIAPSGNLAIAAQMVGFFFITIGLSAIFTLPVAVMPKEMVGSAAGVVNTAGQIAGFLSPLLVGYILSVTGNNYTIVFNLFVGCLAIAALLSTRIRKATDH
- a CDS encoding N-acyl-D-amino-acid deacylase family protein; the protein is MLDILIKNARILDGTGNPWQPGDVAVQDGRIVAMGRVEGDAAQTIDAAGLFCTPGFIDPHGHDEGYALTDEETHAKLSQGVTTDVSGNCGLSLAPVSPDHTAELAAAMALLTPPKNLKDFVTFDDFLRAMEARPHAINLAYQVGHGALRIAVTGMENRPATVKELDTMCGMLREALQSGAVGMSVGMLYPPGNIASQDELVTLCRVLRDYDRIMTIHIRDEADGVVESVKEAIDLARFSGCFVNISHHKALGLSNWGKVNTTLGLIEEANAQGVAVGFDQYPYNANCTGLNTILPPSYLLSDQAELVSNLRTPEFRDQARHAIMNPTEIWDNYARNVGMDRTLVIKADATPEAVGIRVSEYAAARGLEPMDAAFQLLADNNLDVVAVYFSISDEDIATVMRNINGMFGSDGIYVPGGKKTHPRIMGTMPRVLGRYVREKGVLRLDEAVRKMTSLPARRMRLARKGLLLEGYDADIVLFDAATVTDTADFIKDSYAPNQGIRHVIVNGRIAMTDNIYTGAASGRVYRAR
- a CDS encoding D-serine ammonia-lyase → MSSYNTLENLIQEYPLLRQMAAGEPVCWTNPGLRPFAEAAADNPFGLEDALDAMTRLERFAPYIAQVFPETAARGGIIESPVREAPAMRARLEELWSLPLQGRLFLKLDSQLPVSGSIKARGGFYEVMALAERLALKNGILKPGDCYSTLATPAAKEAFGKYSLAVGSTGNLGLSVGLMGAALGFKTTVHMSGDARQWKKDLLRQRGVTVVEYPEDYSKAVAAGRALAATDPFCHFVDDESSRDLFLGYAVAGLRLKQQLKDAGIRPDAEHPLCVYLPCGVGGGPGGVTFGLKLAFGDAVSCYFAEPTQAPAVILGLITGRDDAISGQDLGLPGKTAADGLAVSRPSALVCRAMRSLVSGLYTMRDETLYLLLHHLFQTEGIFLEPSALAGFPGVRHVARGGFGPHPHAAQGTHLVWCTGGSLVPEQERQTYLAMGEKCAAEATPY